One part of the Ranitomeya imitator isolate aRanImi1 chromosome 10, aRanImi1.pri, whole genome shotgun sequence genome encodes these proteins:
- the LOC138650923 gene encoding olfactory receptor 5V1-like, translated as MMVGNSTVTEFILLGFPALISVQILIFCVFLVFYMLTLSGNFLIILITSASKALHTPMYFFLWNLSLLEIFYTSVTIPKMLLNFILKTTSITFSACVAQVYFFFALGSIECTLLAVMAYDRYVAICNPLQYTLVMNSTTCIALVCGSWISGFLNSMVHTISTFHLPFCSSNRINQFFCDIPPLLKVACGDTLPSEVVLVTVGGAYGFGSFLSTAISYIHIISTIVKIKSTEGRKKAFSTCTSHLTVVTLFYGTSFSAYLKPTSKYSSEEGNLVPVFYAVITPTLNPMIYTLRNKEFQKAFRKIWLRNGHTPLQREEDILTLQERRKSRVG; from the exons ATGATGGTTGGTAATAGTACAGTAACAGAGTTCATTCTTCTTGGGTTTCCTGCTCTCATTTCTGTGCAAATTCTAATATTTTGTGTATTTCTTGTATTTTATATGTTAACTCTTAGTGGAAATTTCCTCATCATACTCATAACTTCAGCCAGTAAGGCTCTCCACACCCCGATGTATTTTTTCCTCTGGAATTTGTCTCTTCTTGAGATTTTTTACACATCCGTCACCATTCCAAAGATGCTTCTTAACTTCATTCTGAAGACCACCTCAATTACATTCAGTGCGTGTGTGGCACAAGTGTATTTTTTCTTCGCACTCGGCAGTATTGAGTGCACACTACTAGCTGTGATGGCTTACGACCGATATGTGGCCATATGTAATCCATTACAATATACCCTGGTCATGAACTCTACAACATGTATAGCATTAGTCTGTGGCTCCTGGATCAGTGGTTTCCTCAATTCCATGGTCCACACTATCTCTACTTTTCACTTACCCTTCTGCTCCTCCAACAGGATAAACCAGTTCTTCTGTGACATCCCACCATTACTGAAAGTAGCTTGTGGCGATACGTTGCCCAGTGAGGTTGTTCTCGTTACCGTTGGAGGAGCTTATGGTTTTGGCTCATTCCTATCAACTGCAATATCTTATATCCATATTATTTCCACAATTGTAAAAATCAAATCTACAGAAGGTCGGAAGAAGGCTTTCTCCACATGTACATCCCATCTTACTGTTGTAACCTTATTCTACGGGACATCTTTTTCTGCGTATCTGAAGCCTACATCCAAGTATTCTTCGGAAGAAGggaatctggttcctgtgttttatgCTGTTATTACTCCCACACTCAATCCTATGATATATACATTAAGGAATAAGGAATTTCAAAAAGCATTTAGAAAA ATATGGCTACGTAACGGTCATACGCCATTGCAgcgagaagaagacattctgacccTCCAAGAGAGACGAAAAAGTAGAGTTGGGTGA